In Helianthus annuus cultivar XRQ/B chromosome 3, HanXRQr2.0-SUNRISE, whole genome shotgun sequence, a single window of DNA contains:
- the LOC118490192 gene encoding mediator of RNA polymerase II transcription subunit 15a-like isoform X2: protein MELQADSREGMVNKILDTLKRNLPFTRHEDLQELKNIAKWIEEESYVAATSQSEYSRKICLMTLNMETRLQSDYDALYKRVHPSLPSDSTASGGDWQEEVYQKIKAMKELYLLDLSDLHQRVVSKLQPRDSLSQQLENEQLEKLKVFKNTLEHYMQFLQTPKHGILPNFKDKLGTYEKWISTIINLNKRKPGSAQQQSQA from the exons ATGGAACTGCAAGCAGATTCACGGGAAGGGATGGTGAACAAGAT ATTGGATACCTTGAAGAGAAATCTTCCGTTCACTAGACATGAGGACCTACAAGAACTAAAGAATATAGCTAAGTGGATTGAAGAGGAGAGCTATGTTGCGGCCACAAGCCAA TCTGAATATTCACGGAAGATATGCCTCATGACGCTGAATATGGAGACTAGATTACAATCAGACTATGATGCTTTATATAAAAGAGTACACCCCTCATTACCATCAGACTCGACAGCAAGTGGCGGAGATTGGCAAGAGGAAGTGTATCAAAAG ATAAAAGCTATGAAGGAACTGTATCTACTAGATTTGAGTGACCTGCACCAAAGAGTTGTTTCCAAATTGCAACCG CGCGATTCTCTTTCTCAGCAACTAGAAAACGAGCAACTTGAGAAGCTGAAAGTGTTTAAAAATACGTTGGAGCATTACATGCAATTCTTACAAACTCCTAAGCATGGAATATTACCTAATTTTAAAGACAAGTTAGGAACTTATGAGAAGTGGATTAGTACCATCATCAATTTAAATAAGCGGAAACCAGGGTCCGCTCAGCAGCAATCACAAGCTTGA
- the LOC118490192 gene encoding mediator of RNA polymerase II transcription subunit 15a-like isoform X1, whose amino-acid sequence MQWMIRFSGFVSAALVMIVLAPSLQSFHLAEAIRSHSNSHIDGRFRHRTSSFCHASEFRNVVGCVPVQHYGDVCDPAQVSSRTAGDPAMELQADSREGMVNKILDTLKRNLPFTRHEDLQELKNIAKWIEEESYVAATSQSEYSRKICLMTLNMETRLQSDYDALYKRVHPSLPSDSTASGGDWQEEVYQKIKAMKELYLLDLSDLHQRVVSKLQPRDSLSQQLENEQLEKLKVFKNTLEHYMQFLQTPKHGILPNFKDKLGTYEKWISTIINLNKRKPGSAQQQSQA is encoded by the exons ATGCAATGGATGATCAGATTTTCAGGCTTTGTATCGGCGGCATTGGTGATGATTGTTCTCGCTCCTTCGTTACAATCGTTTCATCTTGCTGAAGCGATTAGATCTCATTCGAACTCGCACATCGACGGACGGTTTCGTCACCGAACGTCGTCGTTTTGTCACGCGTCGGAGTTCCGTAACGTCGTCGGATGTGTTCCGGTTCAACATTACGGTGATGTATGCGATCCGGCTCAG GTTTCGAGTCGCACTGCTGGTGACCCCGCCATGGAACTGCAAGCAGATTCACGGGAAGGGATGGTGAACAAGAT ATTGGATACCTTGAAGAGAAATCTTCCGTTCACTAGACATGAGGACCTACAAGAACTAAAGAATATAGCTAAGTGGATTGAAGAGGAGAGCTATGTTGCGGCCACAAGCCAA TCTGAATATTCACGGAAGATATGCCTCATGACGCTGAATATGGAGACTAGATTACAATCAGACTATGATGCTTTATATAAAAGAGTACACCCCTCATTACCATCAGACTCGACAGCAAGTGGCGGAGATTGGCAAGAGGAAGTGTATCAAAAG ATAAAAGCTATGAAGGAACTGTATCTACTAGATTTGAGTGACCTGCACCAAAGAGTTGTTTCCAAATTGCAACCG CGCGATTCTCTTTCTCAGCAACTAGAAAACGAGCAACTTGAGAAGCTGAAAGTGTTTAAAAATACGTTGGAGCATTACATGCAATTCTTACAAACTCCTAAGCATGGAATATTACCTAATTTTAAAGACAAGTTAGGAACTTATGAGAAGTGGATTAGTACCATCATCAATTTAAATAAGCGGAAACCAGGGTCCGCTCAGCAGCAATCACAAGCTTGA